In the Malania oleifera isolate guangnan ecotype guangnan chromosome 1, ASM2987363v1, whole genome shotgun sequence genome, one interval contains:
- the LOC131160439 gene encoding DNA polymerase II subunit B4-like: MGYDKGSTRWYLKAAKSIQASPASTAASASASASAPNIKAKVTSLDKRVTLIEQYHAKTSKSSDPMDISSAHQSTNDDDGDDDDGDDDGSDNDDANDDDEGNSKNEGDEENTEEEGTQEEGG, from the exons ATGGGCTATGATAAGGGAAGTACTAGATGGTATTTGAAAGCTGCTAAGTCTATACAAGCATCACCTGCATCTACAGCAGCTTCAGCTTCAGCCTCAGCCTCTGCTCCA AATATCAAGGCCaaagtcacatcacttgataaACGGGTCACTCTTATAGAGCAATATCATGCCAAAACTTCTAAGAgcagtgatcccatggacattagctctgctcATCAGAGTACAAATGATGAtgatggagatgatgatgatggtgatgatgatggtaGTGATAATGATGATgcaaatgatgatgatgaaggaAATTCTAAAAATGAAGGTGATGAAGAAAACACTGAAGAAGAAGGGACTCAAGAAGAAGGAGGATAA